gATTCATTTTGTTGAAAAAGATTAATACTTAAAAACATACAATGGGTTTACAGAAATTGTTCGTCCCTTGAATTTACTAAAATCGCCTCTAATGCTTGTGAGATTTGGACACTTCGGTCTGCAGACCAAACCAGAAATGATGAATTGAGAACAGATCCACATCAAGGGGATAGGAATTAGGAATGGATGAAGTGGCTTGGGCCAACAGCACTGCATGCTCATCTCTCAACTGGGCTAGTGGGCAAATGTCTCTAGAGCTCAAAGAAGGAATAGGGACTGCTAATGACATTAAAGCATTGCAAACCGAAAGAAGAAGTAATTAAGGGACATTAAGAGGACATTCAATGCAGACAAAAATCCctagcatggttttaaatcacaATAGTgagtagcgtaacgtaacggtgaTAGGTGTAGCGGGTAACAAGAAACGGGTATAACGAACGTGAAGTTTTTTTTAAGCATACACAACCATGTGCATATTGCATGTTAGTGTATTTGCATTTTTTAACTTTTGACTCTTCTTAAAAAGGGTTCAGATTTTGGATTCTTTAGTTcaactaagttgtttggtaaggTCAAGAAATTTACGATCGTTTTAAACCACAATTGAATGAAAAATTacatgtttgtttttatttatacTTTCTCATTATTCTTCTGCATGATAAATTCTTGtgtgataaataaattaataaaacaaaataaattataCACTCCATCAATCTATCAGACACTTAAGACATACGACGATTAtgcaaataatacaaatatacaataactagaaaagaaagttGAAGtcgaaaaatatagaacatagatatcaaattgctaattttatcaaaataaaatattttcccaattaatgcatctcttgtgtgtaattttaaaaaaatagtaaaattttttATCATTCTCATTCTCATCATAACCTTCACATAATAGCAACAATCCAAAACAGCTACTACTGTCGTGATTGTGATTCTTCTTCCCACTGATTTTGCAGTGTATAACAATATCAGGAATTCAAAAAATCGTTACATAACGACATCACATAACAGTGGCGGACTTATTTAAAACCATTTCCTTAGAGCCCTCACTGACAGCACCTCAATTACAGCCATTGTACCCATTTACAGACTGCTGTGGGCGGGAAGAGACGGCACAGTTCTCGCATggggagaagagaagagaggggaGGGGAGGGTGTTGAAAGAGTTGGGAGATTTTATGTAATTCCCAATCCCCACGGACGTTTGATTGAATCAACAAGAGGGCATATGCTACTTCAGTTAAAGAGTAGGTTTCAATCAGGTTTATTCTAGTAAGAACAAAATTGAGGATAATTTAATTTTTCTACCTGTGCTTTACTTGCTAAATTATAAGGAATACCTCAATAAACAGGTGACACTGTTTTCGTCAGCACTGGATGAATCCCAAGGGCTTGTCCAGAAAGCCGTTTCAGGTCATTCAAAGAACACATTAGCTATAGACCTTTAAAGAGTGTTTACTAGAGACCACCGCCCTCTTAATCCGTGAACTTGCTGTGGTCAAGAAAATAAGCAGGCCACCTGTTCATAAGTTTATTGGAAGAGGATATGGTGAACTTGCCGTGGTTCTTTTCTTTCCTCTGCCCGAACCCTTCACTCTTCCTCATACACGAGgcttcagaaaaaaaaaattcacttcaCTCTTTCCagtttgaatgatgcattatttttcataggtatttttctacttctaatttttaaattaaaaaaaaaaaaatggaagtttTAAATGTCCTATATTATTTCAAAACAGGTTTTAACAGACTCataccaaaataaaattttcaaatgatGGATAAACTAATAAATTAAGAAATCTTTAATTAGTGCAATTTTCTCTTTTCTTCCGCTATCCTAATTAATGTAAGCCATAAACCAATTTCTAGGTAAGCAAAGCATGATGCAGGGCCTTCTTGCGCATGACAAAGCACGTGTACTTTTGACATTTTATTGCCAGTTTTTGATATCAAAATACAGTGCCATACCACACCCGTCCCACACTGGATGCCCAAAAAATAAAGCACCGAGTGCACATTCTCATGATTCAGTGAGCACAAACAAGAAAAACTTGATTAACAATTGAAGGAAAATCACATATCAATCCAGACTAGACAATAAAAACATGAAATGTAAATCCAACGTCCAACCAGAGCTTGAGAGTCTGTACCCAACGCAACGCACTAAATATGTGTGGTGCTAGGTCTTTCTGCTtcgtttatatatatacacacaataaAATGTATGACCCATTTGACCTACCCAGTTCGCCACCTACCTTTCCGCAATCTTCCAGCCTCGGAGATGAATTCCCATCAGAGCAAAATGCAGAATCCACTTTGGGGGAAACCAAATCAGGATGAGCAGCAACTAGTCTTTTGAGCCACTGGCTGCCCCCGCATTTGCACAGTTGCAGGCCTATTTGGATTTAGTGCAGGTTGGCTTGCCATTCTACAACCCAAATAAAGTATGTTCAGAAATTGACAAAAAAGAAAAGTGGTTACATTATGGCCTGCTCTATAAAACATTAGCAATGATACTCCAAAAAAGCCCATTGATGAGAATTCAGTCCACAACAGCAGATGGGCAGGGACAGACATCTTTTTCAACAATTAAATGAAATTTTATAGTAAATTGGAAATTTCAATGAGCAGACCCTTCATGTTTGATCAGATTATTGCTTAGATGACATCCATTAACATACTGCACCTTTTGATTCCAAATGGAGTATTGGCCTAATGAAAATGCAGCCAAAACTAACAAACCTGTAATCAATAAAATTTAGCGATCGTAGAAGtttcagttaaaaaaaaaaaaaaaaaccctattccTAATACCTACTTACTGCTTACACAATTATTGCTAACATGGTAGGTGGAGCGCAACATTATCAATCTGCTTTGTGGTGGTGTTATAAAAGCACCACCTCCACCACATTACCTACTCCACTGCTATTAGGATCCCTACCACCATTACCCTGATATCATATCTGCTGTTACTGCAGCAAAAAGCATCCAACAATCACATCACACTGGCACCACACAGCTGACTCATACAGAAGATTCCCTACGAAGTTCACATGCTCGTGGACCCTGCCAATCTAGACATGCCAACTAGCCAAATAGTGGACATTACTCGCATAAGACTCCATCTTGGTGGTCAAACCAACTCATAAACAACGGTGATACCATCTGGGTTAAGGTCAAGCTACACAAGCCAAAGATCATTACCCATCCCTTTTCTGGACCAAacccaattgaaaacaaaatttcAGCTGTCCTCAACTTAAATAGCCCTCCAACAATCACATCACACTGGCACCACACAGCTGACTCATACAGAAGATTCCTCTACGAAGTTCATATGCTCGGGAGCCCTGTCAATCTAGACATGCCAACTAGCCTAATAGTGCACATTACTCGCATAAGACTCCATCTTGGTAGTCAAACCAACTCACAATCAATGGTGATACCATCTGGGTTAAGGTCAAGCTACACAAGCCAAACATTCATTACGCCGTCCCTTTTCAGGACCAAacccaattgaaaacaaaattttcagCTGCCCTCAAACTTAAATAGCACTGCTCACACTTATGACGAGTTGCCATGTTGATAAAACAAACAAATCAAGGAAAGAAGGGCTAGCACCATCTCGAACAAAGTCCACACTCTTAACCCCAACAAAAAAAACATATACTAGGTAACCTAATCAATTCCAAGTCTAACATCATCCACCAATGTAAAAAATCATTATAGCATATCTAAATTAAAAAAGAACCATATGCTTCACCAAATGAAGACTATATCTCACCGGTTCTTTATCTCGGCTGCCATTGTCATAAATGCCTCCTCGACATTAGTAGAGCTTTTGGCACTTGTTTCCAAGAAAGGAATCCCAATCTCATCTGCAAATGCCTATAGAGATGAAACAACAATAGGTATCATAAACAAGCTAATATCAGGAACAGCACAACTCAGATTTTGACCAaatgaaaaaaattcaaagtcaaTTAAAACAAAAGGAATAGTCTATAGAATGAGCAGAAATGAGCATAATCGACAGTTGCTAGTACCTTTGCAGTTTCATACGAAACAACTTTATTAGCAGTCAAGTCACATTTGTTTCCAACCAAAAGCTTATTTACATTTTCACTAGCATATCGGTCAATTTCATTCAGCCATTGCTTGACATTGTTGAAGCTTTCTTGGTCTGTCACATCATACACAACCTAGCCAATACAGCAATGAAATTCCCAATAATACTTGCAAGATCCAAGCAaaaaacatacacatacaaacaAAAAAGGGGAATGAACTCACAATAATCCCATGTGCACCACGGTAATAACTGCTTGTAATAGTCCGGAAACGTTCTTGCCCAGCAGTATCCCACTACTCAGACAGAAAACACTTCAATATTGGGGGTAAATGACATGGAACATATCTCAAAACAAGACTAGCTAAATCACTTACAATTTGGAGTTTAATAGTCTTCCCATCCTGCTCAACTGTACGAATTTTCTATAGacatacaaaaacaaaaacaaaatatgaGAAAGCTGCAGCAGAGACAGCACACTAAAATCTAGTTACATTGGACCATGAATTCTACTCACAAAATCAACACCAATTGTACTGATGTAGCTTTCCACATAAGAATCATCCTGCATTCATATCACAAGCATAAACAAAGAAATTCAAAGCACAGTTTAAAAATAAACCAAGAATTTCAGCTTTGAATTTTTATGTAGTTCTTATGTCATCAGACACAACAAATGAATTCATCAATATTTTTAGCTTTAGATTTCAATGTTATAGCATAGAAAATAATTGGACATGTACACGGCAGGAAACAAATAATAGACAAACTGCCATGCTTGAATATTTGCTCTTTCAGAAATACACTGCCTTAGCTTGAAAAGCCATCCCAAATAACAATTAATATTGGAACCAACCAGGCATCAACCAAGAGaaaaataacaacaaattggATTTTATAAGAATTGTATCATAACCGCAACAATCAAGTACaggaaataaattaaaaatagagGTGCATTCACATATGACCagcattttaaaaaataaattaaaagaaaatatgatGAGAGTATATCATCAATTGAGTAATAAATGCTAACATTTAGACAGAATATGGTATTTTTGTACACATGGAAATTCTAATAGTTGGCAAAATAGCGAAATAAGATGGCTGTCCACATAAGAGCAGCAATCCCTTTGTCAAGAAAAAATCTTTGTACAGATCTCTAAAGAAATAGGTACAGATAAAACGAGcaaactttatttctttatttccgAAAGGACACTGCCAAAACAATAACAAACATCTACCTTCTCATTTTCTCAACTTTTTATTGCTATGAATTTTCTGTGTCTACCCTCATTATTTGGTTTATTATTGTTTCCTTTGTCAAAATATCTTCTAGCTACCTATCCATCCCTCCCCATGCCACATTGATTTTGATGTTATGCAGAAATGAAAGCAGAGAAGTAAAACAAATTAAAGTCAATAtctccaacacccccccccccccccccccctttttttctcCTTGAGAGAGAACAAGCAAGATatgaaattattaatttttttagacaaagaagtaggcatacaaacttgggaacaaaaGAAAGATTAGAAAAGAATATTTTTACCGCAAATCTCAAGAGAAGGCATGACTTCCCAACACCTGAATCTCCAATAAGCAAAAGCTTGAAAAGATAATCACTGCAAAACAGAAAATGATAACTCAGCCACAAAAGTTACACATGAAGAAAATACAATATACATAATGTTTTTGGATAAAAAAATTGAACTAAACAAGAAAATATCTCGGGGATGTTTCCAAGTGATTAGATTCTAGTGCACGACCACAAAACTCTGAAGCTTTGAAACCAAATATCAGATAAGTAGATACTAGATAGATGGATGGatagatgtgtgtgtgtttgcatgtgtgtgtgtgtgtgtgtgtgtgtgtgtgtgtgaaagagagagagagagagagagagagagatagagagagagagagcatgtaTATTTTCATTTATAGGCAAAAAGAGAAACTTTCACACGAACTTCAAGTGCAGAAGATAATCATTCTTTAGATTCTAGCATGCTATGGCAAAAACAAGGTATGTTCAGTATTACTATCAAAAAGACAATTCTAAAATCTAAAAACAGAGTGAAAACAAATAATTGGCAACTTGTTTGGATGTGTTcataaaattgaaaacaaaaattaaaaacctGTTTGGTTGTCTATCATTTTTTTTCCTATATAATAAGGATCAtgcaacattaaaaaaaaaaaaatccaccaaTATAGAGCCtcattatttcatattttcaaaaacCAGAACAGTGAGAGTAGCCATTAAAGCCAGCAACCACACCATGGTCACCAGTCACCAGTCATCAGCAGCGATCTCTTCCTGTtcacccttttctttttcctcttcttctttttctaaaTGCACAAATGTCATAAATCAACCATCCTTCTTCTTAGAAAGTACATGGAGACACAAACCAGAAGTCCAGCAACAGTGGTCAGTCACCAGGTCAAAACCCAACCACTGGTCACACTTTAACAGGTTCCAAAGCTGTTAACAAAACCCTGACTGCAGCCAATTCTTGGCATCACCACCAGGGGCCACATGGGAAAGTGCAAAGAGTATAATTTGGCAAGAATCTTCATATTGGGTGAGTTAGAAAGGTTTAAAAATGGgcattcccatcaagatcagtcACAATTCATGCGGATTCTCtaaaaaacactaatttgaagcAATTTATATCAAGGATTTCCCTGGACCCAGGCCCTCAAAAAAACAAAGTGAATCCTTCATTcacaatatgtttttttttttttaatgaagacTCCAGATCCATTCTATGGAGCATATTTTCACAAATACTTCATTCTCATTAGCCAAGAGACCTATGACTTTTTCCCTCCTAAATTATCCCCATGAGCACATACTGCATGGTCAACTGTGGAGAACTGTCACTAGCTTTAGCCCCAAAGGCTAGTAAGCCATCAATCAAAAAGGGGAAAGGTGATCTATCATGTAATCGTTATTCTGAAAATGATAAATCAGCACCCATCTAGATTCAATGCAAAGATCAAAGCTCTTGGAAATTAAAccaaaaagttaaaaaataatcACTCAGCTTAAGTCATATAGAAATTTACAAGGATTTATTTACAAACAAAAGGCTTAAACTGAAACAACTAGCAAGGTAATTGGTGAAGAAATTGGGGAAACAAAACAACTTTTGGAAATAGATAACAGTGAATGTACACGACATCCTTGGATTTAAGCAGAACGTATTATTAGTGTGAGAATATCACCATGCAATTTACAAGTATCCACTGCCATGATGGGTCTAGTGATCTCTAACACCATTGTAGCTCCACCGATAACAAAGAGAGACACATAGTATCTTTTTCCTTGTTTCCTTCCCTTACATGGTGAATGGAGGAGGGAGGCTATTTTTGTCCAGTATACATACAAATCATGTCTCCAAGTTCCAACTGCAAACATGTCCCATTCAATCATAGAGCATGTGAGAAAAAAGGGAAGGGCATGTTTTGGCTTCACCGTAAACTTGAGTTCCTAGTTCTTAGGAAAATCGCTTTTTGTTCAAAGAACAGCTAAGCACAAAGAACATGCATCCAAATAGTCATCATAAGAAGATGGGTAGACACTGCAGAGAATTCCTCTGCAATTATAATTTTTATCCCAAGAATTTATTACAGCAAGTGAGAGTGAGAAATGGAAAATCTCCAGAAGTATGACAAAAGATTAACACCCTCAATGGAGAAGAAgggcaaataataataataataataataataattattattattattattattaatcttccAGCCAAACCCCAACTACTTGGGATTAAGCTAAGTAGAGTTGAGATGCATGTTATCTCATAAAGGCACAGAAGAATTGATGGTGAACCTTGAAAATGCAATAATTCTATTAAAACATGCAAACCTGCAAAAAGATTCCTCTTGCTTATTAATTTCTATGCCGGCAATCAAGGTATGGACGTGAGGAAAACAGATCTTTCAATAGAAAATTGGTATACAAGCTTAGCTGTTTCTGTAACAATCAGATACACTGATTTGAAATGCAAAAGACTAAATCATACAACAAGTAATTTCTTGACAAAATACCGCGATGAGCAGACATCAACGTCTTCAGGTAATGTGACTAGCGTTGAGAAGTATCTTATCCAATGTGGGCACAGAAGAATCAATGATAAATtgtgatttgaaaaaaaaatcatattgattactaatttctataattctatgACCGCAAATAAAGTATGCACACCTTAAAACAGAATAAAACTTATCATTCCATGGAAACTTGGTATAGGAGCCCAGCTATTTCTGAAACAATCAGAAACACTAACTTGAAATGCAGAAGACCTAATCATACTACAAAAATTCGTAGTGATGTGCAGACATCAACATCCTCGGATGATATGACCAGAGTTGAGAAGTATTTTATCCGAAACGGGCACAGAAGAATTGATGGCAAACCgggttttaaatatatatatatatatatcctcttGATGACTAATTTATATGCCAGCAATCGAAGCATGCACGTCTAAAACAGGGAAGAAAAAAAGAACAGATTATTCCATAGAATTTTGGCATAGGAGTTCAGCTGTTTCTGTGGCAATCAGTTGAAATGCAGAAGCCCTAATCATACAACAAACATTTCGGAACAAAACATAGAAACAGGCAGACATCAACACCCTTAGACCCTGATCAACACTCTTCATATATAATAATTTAGACAGAAAAAGAGAGCGAAAGACAAGAGTGACGTTACTATTCAGGATTCATGGTAGAAAATGGAGGTCTGTGCTGCGATTGGTGAGTACTGCGCGCGATTGCTCGATCGATCGGAGTGGGAGAAACCCTAGCTAACGTTCCCGTAGAAATGGGGGgaggaaatgaaagaaagaaacgAAAAGAAAGAATGAcggaatgaatgaatgaataataaatataaatataaatataaatataaagaaGGAAGGAGAGGAAGATTGCTTGGAAGGGAGAGAAGAGCGCTTCGTTGCAATGCCGATTTGTCCAATTGCCAGCTTACCATCACACGGCCCCCTCAGCTATCAACATTGACCGCCGCGTCAAGgtgatgaaatatgatattgccAGGGTAAAGATGTAATTTGGGTCCCACTTCTTTGACCGCTTTCTCTTCTatgtttcttattttattttatttttaaaaaaataaaaattgtattttttataaataatttattaaaaagcTTTAATCcctagttgaaaaaaaaaaaaaaaaaaagataaaaaggaCACTAATATTCTCTTAAATTTGATAAAATCAACATGCTTATCTcaacttaaaattcaaaattttcataaaccTCGTTTAAGATTTCAAGAATTAAGTTTTCGTCTTCCTAAAAAATAGCCAAGAGATGAATCATTAAATTTAAAGCTTAATTCAACTTTTATCTTTTAAAGTCTTTAAATCTGCCGCAAAATAATGTCAAAGCAAAACACAATCACGGTCCAAATATGATAAGTGCTCTTGCCACTATTTCATATGGGTCTTTGTCACCTTAACCTCAAAACACTGCAATACTTGAACAAACAAGGCTGGCTTGTAGCATTAAGTATTTAAGTGCATCTAATACGATAGGAATGTCAAAATTTGAGTTGTATGATAATTTGGTAAGGGGTGAGTTTTCTATTATGTAAAAATAACTTTCTCCCTTATTTTAATAAGAGTAAGATCTAGCAACattcccttattttttttttaaaaaaaaataacacctta
This window of the Malania oleifera isolate guangnan ecotype guangnan chromosome 6, ASM2987363v1, whole genome shotgun sequence genome carries:
- the LOC131158268 gene encoding ras-related protein RIC1 isoform X1 codes for the protein MVSWQLDKSALQRSALLSLPTRVSPTPIDRAIARSTHQSQHRPPFSTMNPEYDYLFKLLLIGDSGVGKSCLLLRFADDSYVESYISTIGVDFKIRTVEQDGKTIKLQIWDTAGQERFRTITSSYYRGAHGIIVVYDVTDQESFNNVKQWLNEIDRYASENVNKLLVGNKCDLTANKVVSYETAKAFADEIGIPFLETSAKSSTNVEEAFMTMAAEIKNRMASQPALNPNRPATVQMRGQPVAQKTSCCSS
- the LOC131158268 gene encoding ras-related protein RIC1 isoform X2 — protein: MNPEYDYLFKLLLIGDSGVGKSCLLLRFADDSYVESYISTIGVDFKIRTVEQDGKTIKLQIWDTAGQERFRTITSSYYRGAHGIIVVYDVTDQESFNNVKQWLNEIDRYASENVNKLLVGNKCDLTANKVVSYETAKAFADEIGIPFLETSAKSSTNVEEAFMTMAAEIKNRMASQPALNPNRPATVQMRGQPVAQKTSCCSS